In Procambarus clarkii isolate CNS0578487 chromosome 30, FALCON_Pclarkii_2.0, whole genome shotgun sequence, the DNA window caacctgtccttctacaacatgtcctcctacaacctgtcctccaacaacctgtcctcctacaacctgtcctcctacaacctgttctccaacaacctgtcctcctacaacctgtcctcctacaacctgtcctcctacaacctgtgctcctacaacctgggctcctacaacctgtcatccTACAACGTGTTCTCCGACAACCTGTCATCCTACAACCTCTccatctacaacctgtcctcaacaacctgtcctcctacaacctgtcttcctacaacctgtccttctacaacctctccccctacaacctgtcctcctacaacctgtccttctaaaacctgtcctcctacaacctgtgctcctacaacctgtcctccaacaacctgtccccctataacctgtcctcctacaacctgtcctccaacaacctgtcttcctacaacctgtcctcctacaacctgtcctcctacaacctgtcctccaacaacctgtcctcctacaacctgtcctcctacaacctatcctcctacaacctgtcctcctacaacctgtcctccaacaacctgtcctcctacaacctgtcttcctataacctgtcctccaacaacctttcctccaacaacctgtccttctacaacctgtcctccttcaacctgtcctccaacaacctgtcctcctacaacctgtcctcctacaacctgtcgaactacaacctgtcctccaacaacctgtcttcctacaacctgtccttctacaacatatcctcctacatcctgtcctccaaaaaccggtcctcctacaacctgtcctcctacaacctgtcctcctacaacctgtgctcCTACAACCTGTGCTCCTACAACCTCTCATCCTACAACGTGTTCTCCGACAACCTGTCATCCAGCAACCTCTccatctacaacctgtcctccaacaacctgtcctcctacaacctgtcttcctacaacctgtccttctacaacctctccccctacaacctgtcctcctacaacctgtcctcctacaacctgtcctcctataacctgtgctcctacaacctttcctcctacaacctgtccttcaacaacctgtcctccaacaacatgccctccttcaacctgtcctttaacaacctgtcttcctacaacgtGTCCTctaacaacctgtccccctataacctgtcctcctacaatctgtcctcctacaacacgtgctcctacaacctgtcctcctacaacgtctcatcctacaatctgtcctcctacaacacgtgctcctacaacctgtcctcctacaacggcTCATCCTACAACGTGTCCTCCGACAACCTCTCATCATGCAACCTGTtcatctacaacctgtcctcctacaacctgtcttcctacaacctgtcctccaacaacgtgtcctcctacaacctgccttcctataacctgtcctccaacaacctgtcatcctacaacctgtcttcctacaacctgtccttctacaatctgtccccctacaacctgttctcctacaacctgtcctagtaCAACCTGTGCTCctaaacctgtcctccaacaacctgtcctcctacaacctgtcctccaacaacctgtcctcctacaacctgtcctcctacaacctctcctcctacaacctgtcctcctacaacctgtcgaactacaacctgtcctccaacaacctgtcttcctacaacctgttaTTCTACAAcatatcctcctacaacctgtcctccaacaacctgtcctcctacaacctgtcctcctacaacctgtcctccaacaacctgtgctcctacaacctgtgctcctacaacctgtcatccTACAACGTGTTCTCCGACAACCTGTCATCCAGCAACCTCTCCATCTACATCCTGTCCtctaacaacctgtcctcctacaacctgtcttcctacaacctgtccttctacaacctctccccctacagcctgtcctcctacaacctgtcctcctacaacctgtcctcctataacctgtgctcctacaacctttcctcctacaacctgtccttcaacaacctgtcctccaacaacatgccctccttcaacctgtcctccaacaacctgtcttcctacaacctgtcctccaacaacctgtccccctataacctgtcctcctacaatctgtcctcctacaacacgtgctcctacaacctgtcctcctacaacgtctcatcctacaatctgtcctcctaca includes these proteins:
- the LOC138370016 gene encoding uncharacterized protein in mobD 3'region yields the protein MPSFNLSFNNLSSYNVSSNNLSPYNLSSYNLSSYNTCSYNLSSYNVSSYNLSSYNTCSYNLSSYNGSSYNVSSDNLSSCNLFIYNLSSYNLSSYNLSSNNSSNNLSSYNLSSYNLSNYNLFSNNLSSYNLSSYTLSSYNLSSYNLCSYNLCSYNLSSYNVFSDNLSSYNLSIYNLSSNNLS